Within the Triticum aestivum cultivar Chinese Spring unplaced genomic scaffold, IWGSC CS RefSeq v2.1 scaffold100231, whole genome shotgun sequence genome, the region CTAGAGAAAATGAAATAGGACTTTGCCTATAAATGTGTGTTTGGAAATCAAACTTATCCTTATCATATCCTATATCATATACAAAGAGGAAGAAACACTTGAATATTATTAGAGTAGTAATTGTCATTGGTGACTATGCGGAAGGAAAGAAACATGAAGAATCTTTAATCTACACATAAAAAAGATGGTCGATaagtttccaataccaacaatCGATCAACGGTGTGTTTCCTACCTATTTTGTATCAGTACACGCTTTCACAACCAACAACGGCTCCATTTTTAGATGGAAATACTCCTACACACTAGGATTAGGCCTCAATAAATATTTACCTTTTTCATCCCTCAATCCATAAAACTGATTGGCCCATGAAGGATGCCAGTATATATATGCCCCCATACACGAGCATGTCCTCCAAAGTTCATCGAGCAAACACACAAACATTGGACTACCACCGAACTTATCCAACAACTTTGTCAAGTCTTCTCTTTGAAATGGAGGGTGTTATAGTGTTGATTGTTGGTGCTGGGCCAGCAGGCCTCGCAACGGCAGCATGCCTTAGCCAATTCTCAATTCCTTATGCCATCGTCGAGCGCGAGAGCTGTAGCGCGTCACTCTGGCGCAACCGCGCGTATGATCGTCTAAAGCTGCATCTTGCAAAGGAGTTCTGTGAGTTGCCACACATGTCATACCCTGTAGATGCACCAACATACATACCAAAAACCTTGTTTGTGAAGTACTTGGATCACTATGTTGAGCGTTTCAACATTCAACCAAAGTATCTCACCAGCGTGGAGTCATCcacatatgacaatgatgaaaaatGTTGGTCCATTATGGCAAAGGACATGTCAAAGTGCACCACAGTCAAGTTCATGGCGAAGTTTCTTGTTGTGGTAAGTGGTGAGAATAATGCAGAGAATATTCCAATGTTCCCTGGACTGGAAAACTTTCCAGGTGATGTTATCCACTCCTCAAGCTACAAGTCAGGCAAGAGCTACTCTGGCAAGAATGTATTGGTCGTTGGATCTGGCAACTCCGGGATGGAAATTGCTTATGACCTTGCGACCCATGGTGCCAACACATCGATTGTTATACGAAGCCCGGTACGTACGTGCACTATATATTTTCACTGGGTGCATGAACGCAAATTCTTAGTATAGTTACTAATAGAAGAGATGCAATTTTCAGTGTTTTACTAATAGGAAGTATTTCACATAGAAAAAGAGATGGACTATTTTATATCACACACAAACAACTGAAAGACTAGAGGAACCACATGACAAAAATTCATTTCTTGAAAGAAGAAATTCTATGAAAATTTATTTATCATGCATACTTCAAAAGAGGTGTGACGTGTTTTATTGTTGCAGATTCATGTAATGACAAAGGAATTAATTCGTTTGGGGATGACACTTGCTCACCGTCTTCCATTGAATCTAGTGGATAAACTCCTTGTGATGGCAGCGTATTTAATATTTGGAGACCTGTCACAGCATGGCATCACAAGGCCAAAAATGGGTCCAATGACCCTCAAATCAGAAACAGGCCGATCTGCAGTAATTGATGTTGGGACTGTTGGATTGATCAAAAAAGGCATCATCAAAGTAAGTATGTCATTGACATGACATAAATTTATAACATATGTTGATTTGATATGCCAAGTTATCAATGTATTTTTATCTCCTAAAGGTTCAAGGGAGCATTAGTAAGATCAAGGGCAACATAGTTAAATTTCAATGCAGTAAAAGAATGTCATTTGATGCAATTGTGTTTGCAACTGGATACAAAAGCACGGCAAATATGTGGCTCAAGGTAATATAGCTTGTGTTTGAACATGTCTGAGTttgttttcttggtgtaaccattaTTAAATCTGCTAACAAGGTCTATGTGTTTTTAATCCAGGATGGTGAGAGCATGTTAAATGGCAACGGACTGCCCATCCAAAAATATCCGAATCATTGGAAAGGTGAAAATGGGCTCTACTGTGCTGGGTTGGCGAGGAGAGGATTAGCTGGTATTGCAACAGACGCCAAGAATATCGCTAATGACATCAAATCTGTGATGGACTCTAGTCAAGTTAAATCATCTTTTACATGTAGTTTACCATGGCAAGCATGCTAGAAGGTTGATTCTTTGAGAAATATATCCATTGTGTCACCTTTCTATCTAGCTTTTAGACAAGTAAATTTATGTTTATTTTAAGATTCATATGTGCCCCGAAGAGAGATGTACTATTATACTATAATCAAGGGCTTTGTACTATTATTACGCGGAGAGATTTCTAATTTTGGTTG harbors:
- the LOC123176230 gene encoding probable indole-3-pyruvate monooxygenase YUCCA10, whose product is MEGVIVLIVGAGPAGLATAACLSQFSIPYAIVERESCSASLWRNRAYDRLKLHLAKEFCELPHMSYPVDAPTYIPKTLFVKYLDHYVERFNIQPKYLTSVESSTYDNDEKCWSIMAKDMSKCTTVKFMAKFLVVVSGENNAENIPMFPGLENFPGDVIHSSSYKSGKSYSGKNVLVVGSGNSGMEIAYDLATHGANTSIVIRSPIHVMTKELIRLGMTLAHRLPLNLVDKLLVMAAYLIFGDLSQHGITRPKMGPMTLKSETGRSAVIDVGTVGLIKKGIIKVQGSISKIKGNIVKFQCSKRMSFDAIVFATGYKSTANMWLKDGESMLNGNGLPIQKYPNHWKGENGLYCAGLARRGLAGIATDAKNIANDIKSVMDSSQ